One window of the Archangium primigenium genome contains the following:
- a CDS encoding peptidylprolyl isomerase, with protein MKKWLGTRWLGAVGVAVLLGQAAPARAELVDRVAAVVNRDIITLSEVEKRAAPELARVGRDAEARERILKQALDTLIGEKLMEEQIQELGLAVTDSELEAAVSDVKRQNNITDEAQFDRLLSGEGFSVAAYKEFLRKQMSRMKLVQMKVSTKVKVSEEDLKAAYTQYNKLESEDAEVHARHILVQVDAKATPAQVETAHKKALVLAQEARQPGVDFAELAKAKSEGPSASDGGDLGFFRRGVMVPAFERVAFALQEGEVSEPVRTQFGWHVLKVEEKRAVNVAPFEQVKAELESRLKLQKTEKYVEQYVQELRQKASVETKI; from the coding sequence ATGAAGAAGTGGCTCGGGACGAGGTGGCTGGGAGCGGTCGGCGTGGCGGTGCTGCTCGGGCAGGCCGCCCCGGCGCGCGCGGAGCTGGTGGACCGGGTGGCCGCGGTCGTCAACCGCGACATCATCACCCTGTCCGAGGTGGAGAAGCGCGCCGCGCCGGAGCTCGCGCGCGTGGGCCGCGACGCCGAGGCGCGCGAGCGCATCCTCAAGCAGGCCCTGGACACGCTCATCGGCGAGAAGCTCATGGAGGAGCAGATCCAGGAGCTGGGCCTGGCGGTGACGGACTCCGAGCTGGAGGCGGCCGTCTCGGACGTGAAGCGGCAGAACAACATCACCGACGAGGCCCAGTTCGACCGGCTCCTGTCCGGCGAGGGCTTCAGCGTGGCGGCCTACAAGGAGTTTTTGCGCAAGCAGATGTCGCGCATGAAGCTCGTGCAGATGAAGGTGAGCACCAAGGTGAAGGTGTCCGAGGAGGACCTCAAGGCCGCCTACACCCAGTACAACAAGCTGGAGTCCGAGGACGCCGAGGTGCACGCGCGGCACATCCTCGTGCAGGTGGACGCCAAGGCGACGCCCGCCCAGGTGGAGACGGCGCACAAGAAGGCGCTCGTGCTCGCCCAGGAGGCGCGCCAGCCGGGCGTGGACTTCGCGGAGCTGGCCAAGGCCAAGAGCGAGGGCCCGAGCGCCTCGGACGGCGGGGATTTGGGCTTCTTCCGGCGCGGGGTGATGGTGCCCGCCTTCGAGCGCGTGGCCTTCGCGCTCCAGGAGGGCGAGGTGAGCGAGCCGGTGCGCACCCAGTTCGGCTGGCACGTGCTCAAGGTGGAGGAGAAGCGCGCGGTGAACGTGGCGCCCTTCGAGCAGGTGAAGGCCGAGCTGGAGTCGCGGCTCAAGCTGCAGAAGACGGAGAAGTACGTCGAGCAGTACGTGCAGGAGCTGCGGCAGAAGGCCTCCGTGGAGACGAAGATCTGA
- the pdxA gene encoding 4-hydroxythreonine-4-phosphate dehydrogenase PdxA: MSGIGPEVTVAALARPAVRRALVPVVFGDGPTLERFPALARWARTTPDALARPEGPTVCVVSQLAEKDREPGRPTRRGGQAQYAYVQAAIAAARAGHVDALCTAPVSKEQISRAGIPFMGHTEVLAEAFGREVLMLMDGPRVRVALATNHVPLVEVSRLLTVERLVAQLQLLSRGIAPLVKAEGRAPRLGVLSFNPHAGEGGLLGREEVEVITPAIRRARRLRVDAHGPLAADGLFARVKDFPYDAVLAMYHDQGLIPAKALDFERTVNVTLGLPVPRTSPDHGTAYGLAGKGEASCVPMMEALLKAARLAAR, translated from the coding sequence GTGTCGGGCATCGGTCCCGAGGTGACGGTGGCCGCCCTGGCCCGGCCCGCGGTGCGCCGGGCCCTGGTGCCGGTGGTGTTCGGGGACGGGCCCACGCTCGAGCGCTTTCCCGCCCTCGCCCGTTGGGCCCGCACGACGCCGGACGCGCTCGCGCGGCCCGAGGGCCCCACGGTGTGCGTGGTGAGCCAGCTCGCGGAGAAGGATCGCGAGCCCGGTCGGCCCACGCGCCGGGGCGGCCAGGCCCAGTACGCCTACGTCCAGGCGGCCATCGCCGCGGCGCGCGCCGGCCACGTGGACGCGCTGTGCACCGCGCCGGTGTCCAAGGAGCAGATCTCCCGCGCGGGCATCCCCTTCATGGGCCACACGGAGGTGCTCGCGGAGGCGTTCGGCCGCGAGGTGCTCATGCTCATGGACGGGCCGCGCGTGCGCGTGGCGCTCGCCACCAACCACGTGCCCCTGGTGGAGGTGTCCCGCCTGCTCACCGTGGAGCGGCTCGTGGCCCAGCTCCAGCTGCTCTCGCGCGGCATCGCCCCGCTGGTGAAGGCCGAGGGCCGCGCGCCGCGCCTGGGCGTGTTGAGCTTCAACCCCCACGCGGGCGAGGGCGGCCTGCTCGGCCGCGAGGAGGTGGAGGTCATCACCCCCGCCATCCGCCGCGCGCGTCGGCTGCGCGTGGACGCGCACGGGCCGCTCGCCGCGGACGGGCTCTTCGCCCGGGTGAAGGACTTCCCCTACGACGCGGTGCTGGCCATGTACCACGACCAGGGCCTCATCCCCGCCAAGGCGCTGGACTTCGAGCGCACGGTGAACGTCACGCTCGGCCTGCCCGTGCCGCGCACCTCGCCGGACCACGGCACCGCCTACGGCCTCGCGGGCAAGGGCGAGGCGAGCTGCGTGCCCATGATGGAGGCCCTGCTCAAGGCCGCCCGGCTCGCCGCCCGCTAG
- a CDS encoding GYF domain-containing protein: MSTRASAPASTVEGGYWYRGRDARPHGPLSLGQLRELWRHGGLDAHSLVWCGEWPYWKPVCLVPELSGARGPAAPSAPVPAGAARARGNTFPPLPSLASEEEAWLRQMREMKARVRRVAAAPGWRDAADARPTLKLEAVGRSRRGVLLLAAALMGPVLLGLTLSALLVWVPAPSLPARAESLLRAVLAWPEDAPPSRVEFVFPPAARPPRFVPGPATAEGLDEVRASVWRGGWWGQAGGRVVLASETCTARCPKSAVRPAFSVNSAEYEALLDKAFERELGFDAEASSRTRAARPPTPRTAYVPPEPGPRTQETLSRLDILQVVSAQRDSLLACVLRYAPKRAAGSEAQRVMLRLNIRPSGSVTHVQVEDKEVRGTPLAFCLQDLMRSLTFPKHRVPGTEPIRFPLVY; this comes from the coding sequence GTGTCGACGCGGGCGAGCGCGCCGGCGTCCACGGTCGAGGGCGGGTACTGGTACCGCGGGCGGGATGCGCGACCGCACGGGCCGCTGAGCCTGGGGCAGCTGCGCGAGCTGTGGCGGCACGGAGGGCTGGACGCGCACTCGCTCGTCTGGTGCGGCGAGTGGCCGTATTGGAAGCCGGTGTGTCTGGTGCCGGAGCTGTCCGGGGCGCGGGGGCCGGCCGCGCCGTCGGCGCCGGTGCCCGCGGGCGCGGCGAGGGCGCGGGGCAACACCTTCCCGCCGCTGCCCTCGCTCGCCTCCGAGGAGGAGGCCTGGCTGCGGCAGATGCGCGAGATGAAGGCGCGGGTGCGCCGGGTGGCGGCGGCTCCGGGGTGGCGGGACGCGGCGGATGCGCGGCCCACCTTGAAGCTGGAGGCGGTGGGGCGCTCGCGGCGTGGCGTCCTGTTGCTGGCCGCGGCGCTCATGGGGCCGGTGCTGCTGGGCCTGACGCTGAGCGCGCTGCTGGTGTGGGTGCCCGCGCCCTCGCTGCCCGCGCGCGCGGAGTCGCTGCTGCGCGCGGTGCTGGCGTGGCCCGAGGACGCGCCGCCGTCCCGGGTGGAGTTCGTCTTCCCGCCGGCCGCGCGGCCGCCCCGGTTCGTGCCGGGCCCGGCGACGGCGGAGGGGCTGGACGAGGTGCGCGCCTCGGTGTGGCGCGGCGGGTGGTGGGGCCAGGCGGGGGGCCGGGTGGTGCTCGCGTCGGAGACGTGCACGGCGCGCTGCCCCAAGTCGGCCGTGCGGCCCGCCTTCTCCGTGAACAGCGCCGAGTACGAGGCGCTGTTGGACAAGGCCTTCGAGCGGGAGCTGGGCTTCGACGCGGAGGCGTCCTCCCGGACCCGGGCCGCGCGTCCGCCGACCCCGCGCACCGCCTACGTGCCGCCCGAGCCGGGCCCGCGCACGCAGGAGACGCTGAGCCGCTTGGACATCCTCCAGGTGGTGAGCGCCCAGCGCGACAGCCTGCTCGCGTGCGTGCTGCGCTACGCGCCCAAGCGGGCCGCGGGCAGCGAGGCGCAGCGCGTGATGTTGCGCCTGAACATCCGCCCGAGCGGGAGCGTCACCCACGTGCAGGTGGAGGACAAGGAGGTGCGGGGCACGCCGCTGGCCTTCTGCCTGCAGGACCTGATGCGCTCGTTGACCTTCCCCAAGCACCGCGTGCCGGGGACGGAGCCCATCCGCTTTCCGCTGGTGTACTAG
- a CDS encoding (2Fe-2S) ferredoxin domain-containing protein, which translates to MHIRALEALGAPLLGRPLGAPVSKGREPWLQVCHRCLMRLPPRAGSVDLPRRLRETLGPHSPTNSVAVSLTGCMGLCPEGRVSVRWLGGPTASEVGGIDPMKDGVELVAHLRGPALEEP; encoded by the coding sequence ATGCACATCCGAGCGCTGGAGGCACTGGGGGCGCCCCTGCTCGGCCGCCCGCTGGGGGCGCCTGTGAGCAAGGGCCGTGAACCCTGGCTGCAGGTCTGCCACCGCTGCCTGATGCGACTGCCTCCGCGCGCCGGAAGCGTGGACCTGCCGCGCCGACTGCGCGAGACGCTCGGGCCTCATTCCCCCACGAACTCGGTGGCGGTGAGCCTCACCGGGTGCATGGGCCTGTGCCCCGAGGGTCGCGTGAGTGTCCGCTGGTTGGGGGGACCCACCGCCTCCGAGGTGGGAGGGATTGATCCCATGAAGGATGGTGTGGAACTTGTCGCACACCTCCGGGGCCCGGCCCTGGAAGAGCCCTGA
- a CDS encoding ATPase domain-containing protein, producing MKGSETDRDEAKGRVPRFSSGTPHLDEILHGGWLRGGTYILSGPPGTGKTTLASQMCFAAADRGDNALYVTLLAETHSRMMLHLRSLSFFRPEHVGSRVVYLSGTATLKEKGLPGMLELLTRTVREKKSRLLVIDGSSLLRERAETPLALREFLQGLSVLGGLVDCTTLLLSTDEHKSMDIESAMVDGILALSADLMGLKAIRGVEVLKFRGSNNIPGRHTFLIDDQGVSIYPHWEAVYRRTPEVIPDADRRVPFGVPTVDAMCHGGLVSYSSTLLLGSPGSGKTLLGLHFLAEGCARGEKGLYFGFAESGETLMRKMTKVGRDITTEVERGLIRLEVRAPVETLPDAMAQELIGMIDTHHYTRVFIDGLEPFAKEAIDPERTTRFISALINAMRDRHVTMILTEQTNTLFGPDLHSPIRGAEAILDNLIFLRFVELNGRLRRLLSVLKMRDSENDPFLREFVISNTGLSARETYATLDGMLTGLPRHRAQAPLPKRTVSRTKKKKVPERRARKSAARK from the coding sequence ATGAAGGGGAGCGAGACGGATCGGGACGAAGCCAAGGGAAGGGTTCCGCGGTTTTCCAGTGGAACGCCCCACCTGGATGAAATCCTCCACGGAGGGTGGCTCCGGGGCGGGACGTACATCCTGTCGGGACCGCCAGGCACGGGCAAGACCACCCTGGCCAGTCAGATGTGCTTCGCCGCCGCGGACCGGGGGGACAACGCCCTCTACGTCACGCTGCTGGCCGAGACGCACTCGCGCATGATGCTGCACCTGCGTTCCCTGTCGTTCTTCCGGCCCGAGCACGTGGGCAGCCGGGTCGTCTATCTCAGCGGCACGGCGACGCTCAAGGAGAAGGGCCTGCCGGGCATGCTGGAGCTGCTCACGCGCACGGTGCGCGAGAAGAAGAGCCGACTGCTCGTCATCGACGGCTCGTCGCTCCTGCGCGAGCGCGCGGAGACGCCCCTGGCGCTGCGCGAGTTCCTCCAGGGGCTGTCCGTGCTGGGCGGGCTGGTGGACTGCACCACCCTCCTGCTGAGCACGGACGAGCACAAGTCCATGGACATCGAGTCCGCCATGGTCGACGGCATCCTGGCGCTGAGCGCGGACCTCATGGGCCTCAAGGCCATCCGGGGCGTGGAGGTGCTCAAGTTCCGGGGCAGCAACAACATCCCCGGCCGCCACACCTTCCTCATCGACGACCAGGGGGTGAGCATCTACCCGCACTGGGAGGCGGTCTACCGCCGCACCCCGGAGGTCATCCCGGACGCGGACCGGCGCGTGCCCTTCGGGGTCCCCACCGTGGACGCCATGTGTCACGGGGGCCTCGTCTCCTACTCCTCCACCCTGCTGTTGGGCAGTCCGGGCAGTGGCAAGACGCTGCTCGGCCTGCACTTCCTCGCGGAGGGCTGTGCCCGGGGCGAGAAGGGGCTGTACTTCGGCTTCGCGGAGAGCGGCGAGACGCTCATGCGCAAGATGACCAAGGTGGGCCGCGACATCACCACCGAGGTCGAGCGCGGGCTCATCCGCCTGGAGGTGCGCGCGCCGGTGGAGACCCTGCCGGACGCCATGGCCCAGGAGCTCATCGGGATGATCGACACGCACCACTACACGCGCGTCTTCATCGACGGCCTGGAGCCCTTCGCCAAGGAAGCCATCGATCCCGAGCGCACCACGCGCTTCATCTCCGCGCTCATCAACGCCATGCGCGACCGCCACGTGACGATGATCCTCACCGAGCAGACCAACACGCTCTTCGGGCCGGATCTGCACTCCCCCATCCGCGGGGCGGAGGCCATCCTCGACAACCTCATCTTCCTGCGCTTCGTGGAACTCAATGGCCGGCTCAGACGGCTCCTGTCGGTGCTGAAGATGCGCGACAGCGAGAACGATCCGTTCCTGCGCGAGTTCGTCATCTCCAACACGGGACTGAGCGCGCGCGAGACCTACGCCACGCTGGATGGGATGCTCACGGGCCTGCCCCGCCACCGCGCCCAGGCCCCGCTTCCCAAACGCACGGTCTCCCGGACGAAGAAGAAGAAGGTACCGGAGCGCCGCGCTCGCAAATCGGCGGCACGCAAATGA
- a CDS encoding response regulator transcription factor, whose translation MSHILIVEDEEVLADSLRDILTSEGHEVRVARTGFEALEQLAQRAPDVLVLDVMLPGVDGTKVLDQLRGSAPHTRVVIETSCSREALKGRPVEAYLRKPFSLDDLLSAIAGALQPVSSPAG comes from the coding sequence ATGAGCCATATCCTCATCGTCGAGGACGAAGAGGTCCTCGCCGACTCGCTCCGGGACATCCTCACCAGCGAGGGCCACGAAGTGCGCGTGGCCCGCACGGGATTCGAGGCGCTCGAGCAGCTGGCCCAGCGGGCGCCGGACGTGCTCGTGCTGGACGTGATGCTGCCCGGGGTGGACGGCACCAAGGTGCTCGACCAGTTGCGCGGCAGCGCGCCCCACACCCGCGTCGTCATCGAGACCTCGTGCAGCCGCGAGGCCTTGAAGGGCCGTCCCGTGGAGGCCTACCTGCGCAAGCCCTTCTCCCTGGACGATCTGCTCAGCGCGATCGCGGGCGCGCTGCAACCGGTGTCGAGCCCGGCGGGCTGA
- a CDS encoding ABC transporter substrate-binding protein/permease — protein sequence MCLGLLLVCLPALAQSEETAEAADAALPDGLAALKARGELLWGADSQGGAPYVFQDPMDPNRLVGFEVDLADALAAKLGVRARMVRGPYDSLLELLARGDFDVVLNGIEVAEEKKRVCLLTRPYYAAAERLTVRRGDKNAPHALGELKGRPVGTLPGTLAERVLRREGADVKTYDGGQDDIYADLKLGRTDAVLLDDPITQYYGAIEPELEVVPGTFGHVDYAVAVRLGDEPLREALNQALEALAREGELRRIYERWGLWNAPTAELLGDPDPVPHGVPEAWESWRAAVGKIPPFLDRVRDRYPATLGVFARGAVMTLVVSLLSMALAIAVGLALAVARVFGPPALRWPAMAFIEAVRGTPLLVQLTLVYFGLPQLGLKLAPLAAGVLTLGINYAAAEAENYRAGLSGVPAAQYEAAKVLGLSRWQTLRHIVFPQALRISLPPMTNDFIALLKDSSLVSMVTLTELTRTYLNLANSMRDHLGLGLVVAALYLLLGLPFAHLARTVEARLGQHLKGVPR from the coding sequence TTGTGTCTCGGCCTGCTGCTCGTCTGTCTTCCCGCGCTCGCCCAGTCCGAAGAGACGGCCGAGGCCGCCGACGCCGCGCTCCCCGATGGACTCGCCGCGCTCAAGGCCCGGGGCGAGCTGCTCTGGGGCGCCGACTCCCAGGGCGGCGCGCCCTACGTCTTCCAGGATCCCATGGACCCCAACCGTCTGGTGGGCTTCGAGGTGGACCTGGCGGACGCACTCGCCGCGAAGCTGGGCGTGCGCGCGCGCATGGTGCGGGGGCCCTATGACTCGCTGCTCGAGTTGCTCGCGCGCGGCGACTTCGACGTGGTGCTCAACGGCATCGAGGTGGCCGAGGAGAAGAAGCGCGTGTGCCTGCTCACGCGGCCCTACTACGCCGCGGCCGAGCGGCTCACCGTGCGCCGGGGCGACAAGAACGCCCCCCATGCCCTGGGCGAGCTCAAGGGCCGGCCCGTGGGCACGCTGCCCGGCACCCTGGCCGAGCGCGTGCTGCGGCGCGAGGGCGCCGACGTGAAGACGTACGACGGCGGCCAGGACGACATCTACGCGGACCTGAAGCTGGGGCGCACGGACGCGGTGCTCCTGGACGACCCCATCACCCAGTACTACGGCGCCATCGAGCCGGAGCTGGAAGTGGTGCCGGGCACCTTCGGCCACGTGGACTACGCGGTGGCGGTGCGGCTCGGGGACGAGCCCCTGCGCGAGGCCCTGAATCAAGCGCTCGAGGCGCTGGCGCGCGAGGGCGAGCTGCGCCGCATCTACGAGCGCTGGGGGCTGTGGAACGCGCCCACCGCGGAGCTGCTGGGCGACCCGGACCCGGTGCCCCACGGCGTGCCCGAGGCCTGGGAGTCGTGGCGGGCGGCGGTGGGCAAGATTCCGCCCTTCCTCGATCGCGTGCGCGACCGCTACCCGGCCACGCTCGGGGTGTTCGCGCGCGGGGCGGTGATGACGCTGGTGGTGTCGCTCCTGTCCATGGCGCTGGCCATCGCGGTGGGCCTGGCGCTGGCGGTGGCGCGTGTCTTCGGGCCGCCCGCGCTGCGCTGGCCCGCCATGGCCTTCATCGAGGCGGTGCGCGGCACGCCCCTGCTCGTGCAGCTCACGCTCGTGTACTTCGGCCTGCCGCAGCTCGGGCTGAAGCTCGCGCCGCTGGCCGCGGGCGTGCTGACGCTCGGCATCAACTACGCGGCGGCCGAGGCGGAGAACTACCGCGCGGGCCTGTCCGGCGTGCCCGCCGCCCAGTACGAGGCGGCCAAGGTGCTCGGCCTGTCGCGCTGGCAGACGCTGCGCCACATCGTCTTCCCCCAGGCGCTGCGCATCTCGCTGCCGCCCATGACCAACGACTTCATCGCCCTGCTCAAGGACAGCTCGCTCGTGTCCATGGTGACGCTCACCGAGCTCACGCGCACCTATCTCAACCTGGCCAATTCCATGCGCGACCACCTGGGCCTGGGGCTCGTGGTGGCCGCGCTCTACCTGCTGCTGGGCCTGCCCTTCGCGCACCTGGCGCGCACGGTGGAGGCGCGGCTCGGGCAACACCTCAAGGGGGTGCCGCGATGA
- a CDS encoding amino acid ABC transporter ATP-binding protein: MIRVENLSKRFPGAATPTLDDVSFTLETGQLAAVLGSSGAGKSTLLRCVVGLEKPDGGQLHLGGRAGLVFQSFELFPHLTALGNCVLAQRLVAGRSRAEAEARARQLLGDLGLGDKLEAYPERLSGGQRQRVAIARALAMDPAVLLYDEPTSALDPSLRREVAETLRRVSALGMTQLVVTHDVRLARASDVVMVLDHGRVVERGPPREVLDAPRHEATRRLVAQEQG, from the coding sequence ATGATCCGCGTCGAGAACCTGTCCAAGCGCTTTCCCGGCGCCGCCACGCCCACCCTGGACGACGTGTCCTTCACCCTGGAGACGGGCCAGCTCGCGGCGGTGCTCGGCTCGAGCGGCGCGGGCAAGTCCACGCTCCTGCGCTGCGTGGTGGGCCTGGAGAAGCCCGATGGGGGGCAGTTGCACCTGGGCGGGCGCGCCGGGCTCGTCTTCCAGTCCTTCGAGCTCTTCCCCCACCTGACCGCCCTGGGCAACTGCGTGCTCGCGCAGCGGCTCGTCGCGGGCCGCTCGCGCGCCGAGGCCGAGGCCCGGGCGCGCCAGCTGCTCGGGGACCTGGGGCTCGGGGACAAGCTGGAGGCCTATCCGGAGCGCCTGTCCGGCGGCCAGCGCCAGCGCGTGGCCATCGCGCGCGCGCTCGCCATGGACCCCGCCGTGCTGCTCTACGACGAGCCCACGAGCGCGCTCGACCCGTCCCTGCGCCGCGAGGTGGCCGAGACGCTGCGCCGCGTGAGCGCCCTGGGCATGACCCAGCTCGTGGTCACCCACGACGTGCGGCTCGCACGCGCCTCGGACGTGGTGATGGTGTTGGATCACGGCCGCGTCGTGGAGCGAGGCCCCCCCCGCGAGGTGCTGGACGCGCCCCGGCACGAGGCCACGCGCCGGCTCGTCGCGCAGGAGCAGGGCTGA